GACCGGATGCCACGCGAAGCCGACCGTGTTGCGAACGCCGCGCGCGATCGTGTCGTAGTGGCTGCCGTCCGCGTTCATCCGGCCGATCATCGCGTAGCGGTTCGGGTCGGGGCGGCAGATGTTGCACGGCGCCCCCTGCGGCACGTACAGCTTGCCGTCCGGTCCGAATGCGATGAATTTCCAGCCGTGATGACGCTCGGTGGGGAGGTCGTCGGTGATGACAGCCGGCTTCGGTGGGCTGGCCAGATGCTCGTCGATTGCATCGAAGCGGATGATTTTCGACACCGCGGAGACATACAGCGCGCCGTCATGCCACGCGACGCCAGCCGGCATTTCAAGGCCAGACGCGATCGTGTAGCGGGCGGCGACGCGCCCGTCCTTGAGCGTCAGCGCATAAACATGGCCGTCGAAGCTGCCGACGTACAGGATGCCTTTCGGCGACAAAGCCATTTCGCGTGCGGTCGGAACCGCGTCCGATAGCACTTCGATGTGGAAACCCGCCGGTAGCGCGATCCGCTCGACCGGCAGGGCGGCATGAGCGGACACCGCCGTCCCGACGACCAGCCAGGCCGCCGCCATCTTCGCAACCCGCGCCAGATGGCCGCGCAGGCGTCGCCGACACCCCGTCGAAGCCGACGCCGGCGCGTAGGCGCCGGATAATGTGGTTTTCACGCGCGCTCCTTCATGATCAGACGATTGCCGGTGGCCCTGGACGCCGGGTTGTATCGCCGGCGCGACCCATCGAGCCAGTTTATCCCGGTAAGTGTTTGTTATGGCTTTGGTTTCCAGCTATAATCTCGCGTTTCAGCAGTTCCGAACCCCGGTTTTCAAGGATTCCAGTATGGTCATCATCCGCTTGGCTCGTGGCGGCTCGAAGAAGCGCCCGTTCTACAACATCGTCGCAACCGATTCGCGTAACCGTCGTGACGGCCGCTTCATCGAACGCGTCGGCTTCTACAACCCGATCGCTACGAAGGGCGAATCGCTGCGTATCGCGCAGGATCGTCTGACGTACTGGCAAGGCGTGGGCGCGCAACTGTCGCCGACCGTCGAGCGTCTCGTGAAGGAAGCGCAAAAGGCGCAACCGGCTGCTGTTTAATGCCGGCTGGTACAGGCATCGGCGGTAATGGTGACGGCCAGATGGCCGGCGCCCGTCAACCGGTGCATGGATGTAAATCGCTCCGGCGTGCTTCGAGGGTAGTCCATGTCTACGCGTGATTCCGACGGCTCCGGCCGCACTGGTGCCAGCGCGTCGGCGACCGAAGCCCCGTTCGGTGCGTTTGTCCGCAAGCCGGTCAAGGCGGGTGGGCAGAAAAAATCTTCGACGGCTGCTTCGGCAACTGAACAGTCGATGCGCGTCGAGTCGGCGGAAAGCTGGCCTGCCGATGCGATCGAAGTCGGTGCGATCGTCGATGCGTATGGCCTGAAGGGCTGGGTCAAGGTAGCCGCGCATGCGGATGCCGGGCACGGCGGCGACGCGCTGCTGAGTGCGACCCGCTGGTGGCTGTTGAAGGGACGCGATGCGAATCCGGAGCGCAAGTCGGCTGCGGTGCGCGAAGCGAAAATCCATTCCGACAGCATCGTCGCTCAACTGGCCGGTACGGACGATCGCGATGCAGCGGTGGCACTGCGCGGTTGCCGTATCTACGTCAGTCGTGGCGAGTTTCCCGCGCTCGATGCCGACGAGTTTTACTGGGTGGACCTGGTTGGCCTCGCCGTCGTGAATCTGACCGGCGTCGAGCTCGGCAAGGTCGCCGGCATGATCGACAACGGCGCCCATTCGGTGCTGCGCGTCGAATACGCGATAACCGACAAGGACGGCAAACCGGCAAGCGCCGAGCGTCTGATCCCCTTCGTCGGCGTGTACGTCAAAACTGTGGACCAGGCGACGAAGCAGATTACCGTCGACTGGGAAGCCGATTACTGAACCGGTCGACCGGTGTTTCGCTGAACGGAGAGGGCGATGCAGTTCGATGTCGTGACGCTCTTCCCCGAGATGTTTCGCGCGCTGACCGACTGGGGTATTACGAGCCGGGCCGTGAAGCAGTCGCGTTACGGATTGCGAACGTGGAATCCTCGCGATTTCACCGTCGACAACTACCGTACGATCGACGATCGTCCATACGGCGGCGGCCCCGGCATGGTGATGCTGGCAAAACCGCTGGAAGACGCGATCGGTGCGGCGAAAGCCGCTCAAGCCGAGCAGGGCATCGCGGCACCGCGTGTCGTGATGATGTCGCCGCAAGGTGGGACGCTGAATCACGAGGGTGTGATGCGGCTTGCCGCCGAACCCGGTCTGATCGTGCTGTGCGGTCGCTACGAAGCGATCGACCAGCGGCTGATCGACCGGTGTGTCGACGAAGAAATCAGTCTCGGCGATTTCGTGTTGTCCGGCGGCGAGTTGCCGGCGATGGCGATGATGGATGCCATCGTGCGTCAGTTGCCGGGCGTGCTGAACGATGCGCAGTCGGCGGTGCAGGACAGTTTTGTCGACGGCCTGCTCGATTGTCCGCATTACACGCGGCCCGAAGAGTACGACGGTGTGCGCGTCCCCGACGTGCTGATCGGCGGGCATCACGCGGAAATCATGCAGTGGCGACGCCGCGAAGCGTTGCGCAACACGTTGCTGAAGCGGCCCGATCTGATTGCACGGGCAAGAAAGAACAAGATGTTGAGTCGTGCCGACGAGGTATGGCTCACTACTCTCGCGAAGGAAGCGTCCAAGGCTTGATGCCGTGGCGTTCCGGGCGGGAACCAGGCGGTGCCGTTCATGCGTGAACGGTGCCAGTTGTGAACCCATCCTCTATCGGGGCCGTAGCCGCGCGTGACAGGCAGTTCCACGCAAGGCAGGTACGAACGCCGACAAGATGGCACCAGGAGTCAGTCAATGAATCTGATTGCAAAACTCGAGCAGGAAGAAATCGAGCGCGCGCTCGCAGGCAAGACCATTCCCGAATTCGCCCCCGGCGATACGGTGATCGTGAGCGTGAACGTGGTTGAAGGTACGCGCAAGCGCGTTCAGGCATACGAAGGCGTCGTGATCGCGAAGCGTAACCGTGGCCTGAATTCGTCGTTCATCGTCCGCAAGATTTCGTCGGGCGAAGGCGTCGAGCGGACTTTCCAGACGTACTCGCCGCTGCTGGCGAGCATCGTCGTGAAGCGCCGCGGCGATGTGCGTCGTGCAAAGCTTTACTACCTGCGCGACCGTTCGGGCAAGTCGGCCCGGATCAAGGAAAAGCTCGTGTCGAAAGACCGCGCGGCTTCCCAGCAGTAAAAGCTGTAAGAAAAAGCACCCGTCCCGGGTGCTTTTTTCATTGGCGAGGCAAAATACGTTTATTCCAGATTGCCTGCGCCGAGAGTCCCGTTTGATCCGTCCAGTCTTCGAACCCGAAACCCTGCCCATCGAATCCACCGGCACCGATCTGCCGCCGGTCGCGCCGGGACGTCTGACGCCCGATGGTTTGCGGGCGCGGTTCGAACAGCGGCTGCCCTGGGACACGGAGCCCGTCGAAGGTCGTTGGCGTGAAGTCGGCGATCCGCGTGTGGCCGCAGTGCTGGTGCCGCTCGTCGTCCGTGAAACCGGGTTGACCGTCCTGCTGACCCAGCGCGCCGACCATCTAAACGATCACGCTGGCCAGGTGAGCTTTCCCGGTGGCCGCGAAGAACCGCACGATGCCGATGCAACCGCGACCGCGCTACGCGAAGCGCGCGAAGAGGTCGGTCTCGACCCGGCCCGCGTCGAAGTGCTAGGTGCGTTGCCGGACTATCTGACCGGCACTGGCTTTCGCGTGACGCCCGTGGTCGGCCTCGTTCATCCGCCGTTCACAGTCGAAGCCGATACGCTTGAAGTCGCTGAGATCTTCGAAGTGCCGCTCAGCTTCCTGATGGACCCCGGGCATCACGAGGTGAGGGTGTTTCGCTGGGAAGGCGGCGAGCGCCGCTTTTTCGCGATGCCGTATCCGCGCAGCGAAGGCGGTGGTCATTACTTCGTCTGGGGTGCGACGGCCGGCATGCTGCGCAATTTCTATCGTTTTCTCGCCGCGTGATCCGTGCGGTGTGACTGGGTACGACAGGTTTGTAAGTGCACCGCTCAGCGGCATCCGACCCTGTGCTATCGTTACAACACAATCGCTAATACTCGAATGGCACGGCGCATCGCATGACTTTTTTCTCCGTACTGCTGGCTCTCATCATCGAACAGATGCGTGCGCTGTCGCCGAACAATCCGGTGTCGGCGCTGCTTCACTATCACGCGGAGTCGGCGGCGCACGGGTTCGATGCCGGTAAGCCGAAGCACGGCATTCTCGCGTGGCTCGTGGTCGTGTTGCCGTGG
This portion of the Paraburkholderia flava genome encodes:
- a CDS encoding PQQ-dependent sugar dehydrogenase, yielding MARVAKMAAAWLVVGTAVSAHAALPVERIALPAGFHIEVLSDAVPTAREMALSPKGILYVGSFDGHVYALTLKDGRVAARYTIASGLEMPAGVAWHDGALYVSAVSKIIRFDAIDEHLASPPKPAVITDDLPTERHHGWKFIAFGPDGKLYVPQGAPCNICRPDPNRYAMIGRMNADGSHYDTIARGVRNTVGFAWHPVTHELWFTDNGRDLLGDDRPDDKLNRAARDGLDFGYPYCHGGDTPDPEFGGERPCSAFTPPVAKLGAHVASLGMRFYTGEMFPADYRNNVFIAEHGSWNRSKKSGYRVVRVIASADGSHARQEVFASGWLMPDETIWGRPADVLPLPDGSLLISDDYTGAIYRVTYSAPH
- the rpsP gene encoding 30S ribosomal protein S16, producing the protein MVIIRLARGGSKKRPFYNIVATDSRNRRDGRFIERVGFYNPIATKGESLRIAQDRLTYWQGVGAQLSPTVERLVKEAQKAQPAAV
- the rimM gene encoding ribosome maturation factor RimM (Essential for efficient processing of 16S rRNA), giving the protein MSTRDSDGSGRTGASASATEAPFGAFVRKPVKAGGQKKSSTAASATEQSMRVESAESWPADAIEVGAIVDAYGLKGWVKVAAHADAGHGGDALLSATRWWLLKGRDANPERKSAAVREAKIHSDSIVAQLAGTDDRDAAVALRGCRIYVSRGEFPALDADEFYWVDLVGLAVVNLTGVELGKVAGMIDNGAHSVLRVEYAITDKDGKPASAERLIPFVGVYVKTVDQATKQITVDWEADY
- the trmD gene encoding tRNA (guanosine(37)-N1)-methyltransferase TrmD, whose product is MQFDVVTLFPEMFRALTDWGITSRAVKQSRYGLRTWNPRDFTVDNYRTIDDRPYGGGPGMVMLAKPLEDAIGAAKAAQAEQGIAAPRVVMMSPQGGTLNHEGVMRLAAEPGLIVLCGRYEAIDQRLIDRCVDEEISLGDFVLSGGELPAMAMMDAIVRQLPGVLNDAQSAVQDSFVDGLLDCPHYTRPEEYDGVRVPDVLIGGHHAEIMQWRRREALRNTLLKRPDLIARARKNKMLSRADEVWLTTLAKEASKA
- the rplS gene encoding 50S ribosomal protein L19, with product MNLIAKLEQEEIERALAGKTIPEFAPGDTVIVSVNVVEGTRKRVQAYEGVVIAKRNRGLNSSFIVRKISSGEGVERTFQTYSPLLASIVVKRRGDVRRAKLYYLRDRSGKSARIKEKLVSKDRAASQQ
- a CDS encoding CoA pyrophosphatase translates to MIRPVFEPETLPIESTGTDLPPVAPGRLTPDGLRARFEQRLPWDTEPVEGRWREVGDPRVAAVLVPLVVRETGLTVLLTQRADHLNDHAGQVSFPGGREEPHDADATATALREAREEVGLDPARVEVLGALPDYLTGTGFRVTPVVGLVHPPFTVEADTLEVAEIFEVPLSFLMDPGHHEVRVFRWEGGERRFFAMPYPRSEGGGHYFVWGATAGMLRNFYRFLAA